The Toxorhynchites rutilus septentrionalis strain SRP chromosome 3, ASM2978413v1, whole genome shotgun sequence genome includes a region encoding these proteins:
- the LOC129773926 gene encoding uncharacterized protein LOC129773926, with protein MNQTPKKVIPEKPCDYTLQDAQTLDENRTDCVQCDRRNGDESMVQCDGCQLWWHFSCAGVSGSIKDRSWSCTKCHVDCRESIASTSRRSRMSNKSAKVNLQLEKLEKLQAIETKFVEEKYKLLESHLEPEDEHGSVLSKRSRTSKQSRLSRIATWVSKCAEQEEEAEVPTSKDATPMPPVPPTYVNAVAVSSHIPHQQQLPVNDIHQSPLERPSLPKQRSAPPSMIFVPEFGKSETDPKQYEQPTRHAVFNRIAETVPLAQSTPGPVQLIEQHPTLEATNVPALLINSPDPERVSTDSPAIMPVFVRAREPESALPPPTTFASAPAALGPELAPPPPVPAVNPFITTVPQTHLASLPREVSFPVPPGRSDNNPMQTNIPPNINDVNIEHLMKQFGSIALSPSQSPLFNMNLATFAPTPSQLAARQVMPRDLPLFSGNPADWPVFMSSFINTTLTCGFSSAENICRLQRSLKGAAYEAVQSRLLLPESVPHIMETLQLLYGRPELLISALLEKVRATPPPKMERFQTIIDFGMSIQTLCDHLEVAGQSTHLSNPSLLAELVAKLPPHLQMEWGSYLQGFPEVNLKTFGYFMFSVVKAVSKVTVYANSSVKSGAIVKNTMHTKGNMNTHQGDMEDSASIPSFTNREEARPCPACKDTGHRIQNCSTFTSLSVADRWKYVQSGGLCRNCLNAHGRRSCRKPSNCGINGCEFRHHPLLHSSRSSSDVKALVNTAENHSHRLVKQTLLFRIIPVTLHGPKGAVDTFAFLDDGSSLTLIEDSLARELGVDGVTMPLCLLWTANVTRVEKESQLISLAVSSTGGRKFTLEEVQTVKELSLPTQSLSYEYLSKQYTHLKGIPVISYSKAVPKLLIGVNNLNLMVPLKIREGSRQEPIATKTRLGWCIYGGRASNGQKLSVNCHACGCESDQALHDIVKEFVTMDEVGVLPGTPLLSKSDERAQQLLQDTTVRVGSHFETGLLWKFDHIELPDSYNMALRRLECLERRMHRNPDLKQVLQRQLEDYQSKGYAHRATEKELNSADLRRVWYLPLGAVVNPRKPTKVRMIWDARAAVNGISLNSVLLKGPDQLISLPGVLVRFRQFNVAVSADIREMFHQILIRKEDRNSQRFLWRNNPSETPDVFLMDVATFGSTCSPASAQFIKNKNAAEFKELYPRAVEGIVKNHYVDDSLESYESVEDAIKVSREMCLVHEQGGFELRNWLSNNNAVLEGLGETNLGEDKSFAADKHNDPERVLGLLWSTQEDTFSFATEMKQEIVDLLNSNESPTKRQLLRCLMSLFDPLGLLSLFVVHGKILLQEVWRSGTHWDEKVKNELHQRWKKWINLLVDVRDLKIPRCYFPGATHQRYRDLQLHIFVDASESAYCAAAYFRTLNPDGLPECILVAAKTKVTPLKTQSVPRLELLAAVLGGRLAQFINENHTLSITRKVLWSDSATVLAWLRSDHRRYKQFVACRIGELLTISDVTNWRWVPSKQNPADLATKWGNGPDLSANSVWFKGPSFLRLAETEWPKENLSSKQTDEELRPCYAHKANPIPERLVEMERFSKLTRAIRAVAYVYRFIGNLKQNIVGKERLAGPLTSEELQKAENLLIREAQWQRYPDEMMVLIRNRTKPIYEKTGMSKVFFEWMAESERHQM; from the exons ATGAATCAAACTCCAAAGAAAGTGATTCCAGAGAAGCCCTGCGACTATACATTGCAAGACGCACAAACGCTCGACGAGAATCGGACAGATTGCGTACAGTGCGACCGCCGGAACGGCGATGAAAGTATGGTGCAGTGTGATGGTTGTCAGTTATGGTGGCATTTCTCGTGTGCTGGCGTTTCCGGTTCGATCAAGGATCGATCATGGTCATGCACTAAATGCCATGTGGACTGCCGAGAGAGTATCGCATCTACGTCCCGAAGATCGCGAATGTCTAATAAATCAGCAAAAGTAAATTTACAGCTTGAGAAGCTGGAGAAGCTCCAAGCCATCGAAACCAAGTTCGtcgaagaaaaatataaattgcTCGAGTCTCATCTGGAGCCTGAAGACGAACACGGTAGTGTCCTGAGCAAGCGTAGCCGGACTAGCAAGCAGAGTAGGCTTTCTCGTATCGCAACTTGGGTGAGTAAATGTGCAGAGCAGGAGGAGGAAGCAGAGGTTCCTACATCGAAGGACGCCACTCCAATGCCGCCAGTGCCTCCCACATACGTGAACGCCGTTGCAGTAAGCAGTCATATTCCGCACCAGCAGCAGCTACCGGTTAACGATATACATCAGAGTCCCTTGGAACGTCCATCGCTGCCTAAGCAACGTTCTGCGCCTCCCTCAATGATCTTCGTGCCGGAATTTGGAAAATCGGAAACAGATCCGAAACAGTATGAACAACCAACAAGACATGCTGTTTTCAACAGAATAGCAGAAACAGTTCCTCTGGCACAATCTACCCCAGGACCTGTGCAACTCATCGAGCAGCATCCCACCTTGGAAGCGACCAACGTTCCTGCGCTACTGATTAATTCACCTGATCCTGAACGTGTATCAACCGATTCGCCAGCAATAATGCCAGTATTCGTGAGAGCTCGTGAACCGGAGTCAGCATTGCCGCCCCCAACCACATTCGCATCAGCTCCTGCAGCCCTTGGACCCGAGTTGGCTCCTCCACCACCGGTTCCAGCGGTGAACCCGTTTATCACAACTGTACCACAAACTCACCTCGCATCTTTACCAAGAGAAGTATCTTTCCCTGTGCCACCAGGTAGGTCAGATAATAATCCGATGCAAACGAATATACCACCAAACATCAACGATGTGAACATTGAACATCTAATGAAACAATTCGGTAGTATTGCTTTGTCACCCTCGCAATCGCCATTGTTTAACATGAATTTAGCCACCTTTGCCCCTACCCCCTCGCAGTTAGCCGCCAGGCAAGTCATGCCGCGGGATTTACCCCTATTTTCTGGAAATCCAGCTGATTGGCCAGTTTTTATGAGTAGCTTTATAAACACAACATTAACTTGTGGGTTCTCAAGCGCTGAAAACATTTGCCGCCTTCAACGTAGCCTGAAGGGCGCCGCATACGAAGCTGTTCAAAGCCGTTTGCTCCTTCCTGAATCCGTCCCCCATATCATGGAGACGCTTCAGTTGCTTTACGGTCGGCCTGAACTACTAATATCAGCCCTCCTGGAAAAGGTGCGAGCAACGCCTCCGCCTAAAATGGAAAGATTCCAAACCATCATTGACTTTGGAATGTCTATTCAAACTCTATGCGATCATTTAGAAGTCGCCGGTCAAAGCACACATCTGTCAAACCCCTCTCTTCTCGCGGAACTCGTCGCCAAACTTCCCCCTCATCTTCAAATGGAGTGGGGTTCGTATCTTCAGGGATTCCCTGAAGTTAATCTTAAAACCTTTGGATATTTTATGTTTAGTGTAGTGAAAGCTGTGAGCAAAGTGACCGTATATGCCAACAGCAGTGTGAAATCAGGTGCAATCGTGAAGAATACTATGCACACAAAAGGAAATATGAACACGCATCAAGGTGATATGGAAGACAGTGCTAGTATCCCGTCGTTTACCAACCGAGAGGAGGCAAGGCCATGTCCAGCTTGTAAAGATACCGGTCATCGGATCCAGAACTGTTCAACCTTCACATCCCTTTCTGTCGCGGACCGTTGGAAGTATGTGCAATCCGGTGGACTGTGTCGAAACTGTTTGAACGCTCACGGCAGAAGAAGTTGTAGAAAACCGTCCAACTGCGGAATAAACGGATGTGAGTTCCGCCATCATCCACTTCTACATTCATCGCGTAGTAGTTCAGATGTAAAGGCCTTAGTAAATACTGCAGAAAATCATTCACATCGATTAGTGAAACAGACACTACTTTTCAGGATAATACCTGTCACATTACATGGACCCAAAGGAGCTGTGGACACCTTCGCGTTCTTAGACGATGGTTCATCCTTGACACTAATCGAAGATAGTTTAGCTAGGGAGCTTGGCGTAGATGGTGTAACGATGCCTCTATGCCTATTGTGGACTGCCAACGTAACCAGAGTGGAGAAAGAATCGCAGTTGATATCACTGGCCGTTTCTTCAACTGGAGGAAGGAAATTTACTTTGGAGGAGGTTCAAACGGTTAAAGAATTGTCGCTACCCACGCAGTCACTATCGTATGAATATCTCTCGAAGCAGTATACTCATCTTAAAGGAATACCTGTCATAAGCTATTCAAAAGCTGTTCCAAAACTTCTAATTGGAGTCAACAACTTGAACTTGATGGTTCCACTGAAAATTCGCGAAGGATCCAGACAAGAGCCAATCGCCACAAAAACGAGACTTGGTTGGTGTATCTACGGAGGCAGAGCAAGCAACGGTCAAAAATTATCTGTCAATTGCCATGCTTGCGGATGTGAGTCAGATCAAGCTCTTCATGACATCGTCAAGGAATTCGTTACCATGGATGAAGTCGGAGTTTTACCTGGGACTCCACTATTGTCGAAATCCGATGAACGTGCTCAACAATTGTTGCAGGATACTACAGTTCGAGTAGGCAGTCATTTTGAAACCGGCCTACTTTGGAAGTTCGACCATATAGAATTGCCGGATAGCTATAATATGGCTCTACGTCGACTTGAATGcttggagagaagaatgcatcGTAATCCAGATCTGAAGCAGGTTTTACAACGACAATTGGAAGACTACCAATCCAAAGGCTACGCCCATCGAGCAACCGAAAAAGAACTGAACAGCGCAGACTTGCGACGGGTATGGTATTTGCCACTAGGAGCTGTAGTGAACCCTCGGAAGCCCACAAAGGTACGCATGATTTGGGATGCTAGAGCGGCCGTAAACGGAATTTCTCTCAATTCCGTTCTATTAAAGGGCCCAGATCAGCTGATATCACTTCCCGGTGTACTCGTACGCTTCCGCCAGTTCAACGTAGCCGTTTCGGCTGACATAAGAGAAATGTTCCATCAAATTCTCATACGGAAGGAAGATCGCAACTCTCAAAGATTTCTTTGGCGCAATAATCCCTCCGAGACTCCCGATGTGTTCCTCATGGATGTAGCGACCTTTGGCTCCACGTGCTCACCGGCATCAGCGCAATTCATCAAAAACAAGAACGCCGCAGAATTCAAAGAACTGTATCCGCGAGCTGTTGAAGGTATAGTGAAGAACCACTACGTGGACGACTCTCTGGAGAGCTACGAGTCCGTGGAAGACGCTATTAAAGTATCACGGGAAATGTGCCTCGTCCATGAGCAAGGTGGCTTCGAGCTGAGGAACTGGCTGTCCAATAACAACGCGGTTTTGGAAGGTTTGGGTGAAACAAACCTCGGGGAAGATAAATCGTTTGCGGCGGATAAACACAATGACCCCGAACGAGTTCTTGGTCTCCTGTGGTCAACACAAGAAGATACCTTCAGTTTCGCAACCGAGATGAAGCAGGAAATTGTTGACTTGCTCAACAGCAATGAAAGTCCTACGAAAAGACAGCTGCTAAGATGTTTGATGTCGCTTTTCGATCCGCTAGGTCTGCTAAGTCTGTTTGTAGTACACGGGAAGATCTTACTGCAAGAGGTGTGGAGATCTGGAACACATTGGGATGAAAAAGTGAAGAATGAGCTACACCAAAGGTGGAAAAAATGGATCAACCTGTTAGTCGACGTTCGTGACCTGAAAATACCTCGCTGCTACTTCCCAGGCGCAACTCATCAGCGCTACAGGGATCTACAACTCCACATATTCGTGGACGCCAGTGAATCTGCGTATTGTGCGGCGGCGTATTTCCGAACTCTGAACCCTGACGGATTACCGGAATGCATACTGGTTGCGGCGAAGACAAAGGTTACCCCCTTGAAGACCCAATCAGTACCACGGTTAGAGCTTTTGGCCGCAGTTCTTGGGGGTCGATTAGCACAGttcatcaacgaaaaccacACACTATCCATCACCAGGAAAGTCCTGTGGAGTGACTCAGCTACCGTATTAGCCTGGCTACGGTCTGACCATCGTCGCTACAAACAATTTGTCGCCTGCAGAATCGGAGAATTGCTGACCATCTCCGATGTAACGAACTGGCGTTGGGTTCCCTCTAAGCAAAATCCGGCGGACCTTGCGACAAAGTGGGGAAATGGACCAGATCTGTCTGCAAACAGTGTTTGGTTCAAGGGCCCCTCGTTTCTACGGCTGGCAGAAACAGAATGGCCGAAAGAAAACCTGTCCAGCAAACAAACTGACGAAGAGTTACGTCCCTGTTATGCTCATAAAGCAAATCCGATTCCCGAACGCTTGGTCGAAATGGAACGTTTCTCTAAACTAACCAGAGCCATTCGTGCTGTAGCCTATGTATACCGATTCATaggaaatttgaaacaaaatattgtTGGAAAAGAACGTTTAGCAGGTCCATTGACATCCGAAGAGCTCCAAAAAGCGGAAAACCTTTTAATCCGTGAGGCACAGTGGCAAAGATATCCGGATGAGATGATGGTGCTGATACGCAATAGGACAAAGCCGATCTACGAAAAAACAGGC ATGAGCAAGGTATTCTTCGAGTGGATGGCAGAATCGGAGCGGCACCAAATGTAG
- the LOC129778772 gene encoding uncharacterized protein LOC129778772: protein MKCIRRFICRRGSPAEIYSDNGTNFQGADRLLKEQVEKMAVTFTGTATKWIFNPPSTPHMGGAWERMVRSIKTAVETAYNNNRKLDDEALETFMVEAEAIVNSRPLTYLPLTSEENEALTPNHFLLGNSSGARQPPIEATNSAEAIRSSWNQIQHQLDIFWRRWIKEYLPTLTKRPKWCGEAKEIAEGQLVLVVGEGNRNEWTKGRVVQVIKGVDGRARQAIIQTARGLVRRSVARLAVLEVDVVGKTGPGGQCYGGESVGTGSSAGNDSVTIEAGCHGSCQSDSPNGTK, encoded by the coding sequence ATGAAATGTATTCGTCGGTTCATCTGTCGCCGAGGATCACCAGCCGAGATTTATTCGGATAACGGGACAAATTTTCAAGGCGCTGATAGACTACTTAAGGAACAAGTTGAGAAAATGGCTGTAACGTTCACAGGTACCGCTACCAAGTGGATATTCAATCCTCCTAGCACTCCCCACATGGGTGGTGCTTGGGAGAGGATGGTTCGTTCGATCAAAACGGCCGTGGAAACGGCGTACAACAATAATCGGAAGCTGGATGATGAGGCGTTGGAGACTTTCATGGTTGAGGCAGAAGCTATTGTGAACAGCCGTCCTCTAACATATCTACCACTTACATCAGAAGAGAATGAGGCGCTCACGCCGAACCATTTTCTTCTAGGCAACTCAAGCGGTGCACGGCAGCCGCCCATCGAAGCTACAAATTCGGCGGAAGCTATACGTTCATCATGGAACCAAATACAACACCAGCTCGACATATTCTGGAGAAGGTGGATTAAAGAGTACCTTCCGACGCTGACTAAGCGGCCGAAGTGGTGCGGCGAAGCAAAGGAAATAGCTGAAGGACAGTTGGTGTTGGTTGTAGGCGAAGGAAATCGTAATGAGTGGACGAAAGGTCGGGTCGTTCAAGTTATTAAAGGGGTAGACGGAAGAGCTCGGCAAGCTATCATACAAACTGCGAGGGGGCTCGTGCGTAGGTCGGTGGCTAGGTTGGCTGTACTGGAGGTTGATGTGGTTGGTAAAACTGGACCTGGTGGCCAGTGTTACGGGGGAGAGAGTGTTGGTACTGGCAGCTCTGCTGGTAACGATTCTGTAACGATTGAGGCGGGCTGTCATGGAAGTTGTCAAAGTGACAGTCCAAACGGTACGAAATAA